The window TCGGGCGCGGCAGCGCGGATATTGGTGATGTCGGCCAGCGTGACCAGCTCGACCGGAACCAGCACGCTTTCACCGTCGAGCTGGCTGGCCGAGCGCGGGAAATAGATGAACGCACTCGCAAACAGCGAGAGGTGCAGCACCAGCGATAGGATGAAGCTGGCAAACGAGCGCATCGGGCTAAAAAGCGTTTCCCTGCTACTGGTTCAAAGGATCGGTAACAAGACCGATATTGGCGTAGCCAGCCGAGGAGACGCGCGCCATGACGCGCATGACCTCGCCATAGCCCACGGCCTCATCGGCGCGGATATAGACGCGCGCCTGCGACCCCGTCCGCGAGATCGCCTCCAGACGCGGCACCAGCTCTTCAAAGCTGACGCGCGTTTCCTGCAGGAAGATGCTGCCATCGGCTTGTATCGTGATGGTCAGCGGCTCTTCCGACGTGGTCATCGCCCGCGCTTCGGTATCGGGCAGGTTCACGTCCACGCCCACGGTCAGCAGTGGCGCGGCGACCATGAACACGATCAGCAGCACCAGCATCACGTCCACATAGGGGACGATGTTGATCTCTGCCTTGGGTTTCCAGCGGCGGCCGGTCCTGCGGCCGCCCATGTCCACATTGCCGGCCATCTAACTCTCCCGGGCTGCAAGCGCGGAAAGATCGTCCACGAACCCTTCCAGGCGCACCGCATACTTGGCGAGCTGCGAGGAGAGCGCGTTGAAGAAGATCACCGCCGGAATGGCGGCCACCAGGCCCAGACCCGTCGCAAACAGGGCCTCGGCGATACCCGGCGCCACGACGGCCAGATTGGTGTCGCGCGATGCGGCGATGGAGCGGAAGGAGTTCATGATCCCCCACACCGTACCGAACAGGCCGATAAAGGGCGCCGAGGAGCCGACAATGGCGAGAATGCCAAGCCCCTGCTCCATCCGGGTCAGTTCCCGGTTGGCTTCTGCCCCGCCAGAGCGCGAGACGGAGAAGCTGTCCCAGTCACGCAGCGCGGCGGCCAGCACCCGGCTGAACGGGTCCTTGGGATTGCGCGCATAGCGGTTGGCGAGGTCATCAATCGAGCCGCCAGCCCAGAAATCATCCTCGAACCGGGCGGCTTGGGCGGCGGCCTTGCGGAACTGCAGGAATTTCTCGATGGCCACGGCCCACGACCAGACGGACATGAACAGCAAGATGCCCATCACCGCCTTCACGATGATGTCGGCGCGCATGAAAAGGTAGAAGATAGTCAGTTCCTGCGCTGGCTGGGCCAGCTCTACGGCAACGCTGTCCATGACGGCTCCCTCACACTCCCGGCAAACGGATGAGCGCGTTGCTTAGCGGCGAGCAGCACTCTCGCCAAGCCTGACACGCTCAAAACCCGCCCTCATCTGTTCCCGGCAGGCTTTCTCTGATCCGATTGGGGCGATTTGAAGGAGGAAGGGTTAAGGACGCGTTTGGATTTGCAGTGGACGCGCTCCGCAGGAGAGCCCTCACGCCAGCGGCGGAAGAACCGCGAGATGATCGTTGATACCGCCTCTGACGCGCTGGCTGAGCGGCAGATGCGCGCTCTCTTTTGTCCAGACCTCCCGGAAGCGCGCCGCCGTTTCGCGAGCAGTGTCGAGCACCAGCCTTTCAGGCAGTTCAGCTTTGGCGGCCAGATGCGCAAGCTCGTCTGCATCAAATCCGCCAAACCGGCTGGTGCGGCTGAATTTGAGAGCAAAGTTTTCATCGCGGATATAGGCAATCGTCGAGACGAAATCATAGGCTGGTGCGAGCGACGCCGTCTTCTGATCGCGATAGATCAGGGACCAGTTCTTGACGTGCATGTCGGCATTGCCGATCAGCACGTTGAAGGTCAGGCGGCGGATAAACTCGGCCACATCGGCATTGCCCGCCTCGATGCCGATGATCTGGGCGATACGGCGCAGGGAAGCGTTTTTGTATTTGTCTTCCGGATAAAGCCCAAAAACCTGCGCAAAATCCTCGATATGGACACGCGATCCGTCAGCGGCGCGGTCAAACCGCTCAATGGCAAACGCCTTACGCCTGAAAAAGTCAGCGCCCAGGCCGATGCCCTCGGGCAGGTCTTCAATATCGCCGACATCAACCAGCCGGACCGGCGGCACATTGATCCCCACCATCGCGGCAAGGCTCATCATTGAAAACTCGTTCTGAGGGACGTCCTCAAACTCGCGAGAGGGCAGCTTGATGATCCAGTTGCCGCCCTGACCGCTGGCCGGGATGGTGAGACCGCCACGCGCTTCCAGCAGAGCCGAGAATTTGAGCTGAACGCCGGCCAGCGAAAATCGCAATGGCCCGTTAGCCGGCCTGCCTCGCGCCTCTTCATAAGCGTCATCGCCGTCAAACAGCTCGCCGCCTGCCGGCACGATGGTGACGGCGCCGGGAAGGTCCATGCCCAGCGCTTTGAGCAGCGGGAACTCGCGCACCGGATTAACGCGCGCACGCCCTGCCAGATAGGCGCGCATATGTCCTTCGGGCAGGAGGTTGGAAAAGAATGGCAGGGCGCGTGTCTGCGTCGGCACAAAATCGCTGAACACACCGCCGAACGCATCCTTGAAGCCAAGGCTCAGCGTCGGCCGGTTTTCATCCCCGATATAGTTTTCAGTGAAGGCAAAGAGCATCCGGTCGCCGCCCAGATGGGTCAGCGTGCCGATCTCGCGCTCATAAAGCCGGACGCTCAATATGGACGGGAAAGCGCCTGACCTAGTCATCGCCGCCCGCCTCCAGCTGGTATTGCGGGCGCGAGACGGCCCCAGCGCCTGCGTGGGCGGCCTCGTTGCGGCGGGAGCGGAGAATCGCCTGCACGGCGGGAAGAGCCGGTCTCGGCACCAGCTCCAGCTCCAGCTCCAGCGTACGCGCGATCTCGACAAGGCTTGAAAGCCGAATATCGACCGCGCCGCTCTCGATCTTCGAGATATGGCTTTGCGGCACGCCCGTAAGCTGGGCCAGAGCCCGCTGGCTAAGACCTTTTTCCTCGCGCGCCTGTTTCAGGCGGGCAGCGATTTTCTCCAGGAGATACGACATTTGATCTGCTTTCACATATCGATACGCCAATATGATTTATCAAAGCATATCACATGCTGAGCGCTGGCCCCAAGAATTATATGTTTTTATATATCACGACGCATCAGATATATATCTTAGCGTATCAACGCTATCCCGCCGTCTTCTCCAGCGCCTCTTTAAGCCCCGCAGGCAGGCGCTTGGGGCGGCCTTTGAGGTCGATGCAGACCGCTTCCACTTCGGCGCTGGCGAGTAAAACCCCGCCGCGCGTGATTACCTGTTCGATCTGCATGCGCACGCCGGAGAGGCTGGCAAAGCGGGTCTCGACCATCAGCGCATCATCGATGCGGGCAGGCGCGTGGTACTCCACC is drawn from Glycocaulis alkaliphilus and contains these coding sequences:
- a CDS encoding MotA/TolQ/ExbB proton channel family protein codes for the protein MDSVAVELAQPAQELTIFYLFMRADIIVKAVMGILLFMSVWSWAVAIEKFLQFRKAAAQAARFEDDFWAGGSIDDLANRYARNPKDPFSRVLAAALRDWDSFSVSRSGGAEANRELTRMEQGLGILAIVGSSAPFIGLFGTVWGIMNSFRSIAASRDTNLAVVAPGIAEALFATGLGLVAAIPAVIFFNALSSQLAKYAVRLEGFVDDLSALAARES
- a CDS encoding helix-turn-helix domain-containing protein; amino-acid sequence: MSYLLEKIAARLKQAREEKGLSQRALAQLTGVPQSHISKIESGAVDIRLSSLVEIARTLELELELVPRPALPAVQAILRSRRNEAAHAGAGAVSRPQYQLEAGGDD
- the tolR gene encoding protein TolR, which gives rise to MAGNVDMGGRRTGRRWKPKAEINIVPYVDVMLVLLIVFMVAAPLLTVGVDVNLPDTEARAMTTSEEPLTITIQADGSIFLQETRVSFEELVPRLEAISRTGSQARVYIRADEAVGYGEVMRVMARVSSAGYANIGLVTDPLNQ
- a CDS encoding type II toxin-antitoxin system HipA family toxin, which codes for MTRSGAFPSILSVRLYEREIGTLTHLGGDRMLFAFTENYIGDENRPTLSLGFKDAFGGVFSDFVPTQTRALPFFSNLLPEGHMRAYLAGRARVNPVREFPLLKALGMDLPGAVTIVPAGGELFDGDDAYEEARGRPANGPLRFSLAGVQLKFSALLEARGGLTIPASGQGGNWIIKLPSREFEDVPQNEFSMMSLAAMVGINVPPVRLVDVGDIEDLPEGIGLGADFFRRKAFAIERFDRAADGSRVHIEDFAQVFGLYPEDKYKNASLRRIAQIIGIEAGNADVAEFIRRLTFNVLIGNADMHVKNWSLIYRDQKTASLAPAYDFVSTIAYIRDENFALKFSRTSRFGGFDADELAHLAAKAELPERLVLDTARETAARFREVWTKESAHLPLSQRVRGGINDHLAVLPPLA
- the ybgC gene encoding tol-pal system-associated acyl-CoA thioesterase, which codes for MSAPEAGAWQGGAHYLPVRVYYEDTDFTGIVYYANYLKFFERGRTDALRTAGISHADLLKADPPLGFAVRKVTVEYHAPARIDDALMVETRFASLSGVRMQIEQVITRGGVLLASAEVEAVCIDLKGRPKRLPAGLKEALEKTAG